A window of Rhododendron vialii isolate Sample 1 chromosome 11a, ASM3025357v1 genomic DNA:
CGGTGCTTTTTCATTCAACTTCCGTtcttgtattgaatttctcattCCCATCTGCACTGCTGCTTTCTGCTGGTTTTTATTATATGAGCTTCTGCAATCTTTCAAGGCTGTGTTCGGATCATGGATGGTTTATGGAAATAAATCTTGCTTCTTCACTTCATTATCTTGTTTTATTTTCACTCGTTTTTGTCCCCATACGCCCtatttggatcaaggatttgtaGAGAGATTtgttatggggaaaaaaatgcgAGAAAAATAGACTTATAGTTGATAACAGAAatcctttatttgttttttccctAGCCAGAAGTTCCGTCACAGattcttgatccaaacacaaccttcaTTCATGGGCATATTGATGATCCTAAACACAGCCATGAGATTTGTTATGTTGTTTCGAAAGGAAGCAAGATCAGCAACCATACAATTAGACCACAACACGACTCACTTCTTTTGCAGGTCAAGTGTGTAGAGCCAAATCTTGCTCAAAATGAGGAGAACACAGTTGCCGTTGAGGAAATCAAAGAGAAGACATTGGCAGCAGCTGGTGGAGAGAACAAAGCCGTGAAGATAACTGAttcagaaaaagttcagagaGAGTGGACTTGTGCTTTATGTCAGGTGACAGCCACAAGTGAGAAGATCTTGGACTCTCATCTTCAGGGGAGAAAACACAAGGCTCAAGAGCTGAAAGCAAGTATGCAAGTGAACAAAAACACCGATGGTGAGATAAATCATTTGCAGGGGCGGAGGTATCTTGCGGGGCCGGAGGTGCCCGGCCCCACCCCTAAAAAGTTCATATTATTTCTTGAAGGAAAATTGATGCAGGAGCATAATGAAGCTGCTAGAATTGAGGGGACGATTCTCAATTCTTCTAATCTTgtctttaattttttgtctaAGTATCTATTTAATTTTCAGTCATCGTTCTCGGAGTCATTCGTTAATCAAAGAGTCATTGAGTCGACCGAAGAGTCATTTAGTTTTTCTATAT
This region includes:
- the LOC131307122 gene encoding uncharacterized protein LOC131307122 — its product is MGRVLKELTYTQGYTLTKPMMHMRVVTCHCAPQLTVDARAVALPEKSPVAATKLSKVKEPHVAKENANAGELEDENPAVPTEPILDPNTTFIHGHIDDPKHSHEICYVVSKGSKISNHTIRPQHDSLLLQVKCVEPNLAQNEENTVAVEEIKEKTLAAAGGENKAVKITDSEKVQREWTCALCQVTATSEKILDSHLQGRKHKAQELKASMQVNKNTDGEINHLQGRRYLAGPEVPGPTPKKFILFLEGKLMQEHNEAARIEGTILNSSNLVFNFLSKYLFNFQSSFSESFVNQRVIESTEESFSFSICTRSLKVDSSF